A region of Leclercia adecarboxylata DNA encodes the following proteins:
- a CDS encoding ABC transporter ATP-binding protein, with amino-acid sequence MLTSISLKGVSYAFGANTVLNQIDLHIEPGSVVALLGPSGCGKSTLLRLLAGLTQPAEGEIHFGDRLVAKTGWALPPEARDIGMVLQDYALWPHMTVAQNVMFPLRMRNVPRQERDSRVAQALARVGLSDFAERKPAGLSGGQQQRVALARAIVAEPRVLLFDEPLSNLDSELRGTLCHEMATLLRQLGTTAVYVTHDRREAEILADRIVHLSAGSVAADRLITTSGEFA; translated from the coding sequence ATGCTCACTTCCATCTCGCTCAAAGGCGTGTCGTACGCTTTTGGCGCGAATACCGTATTGAATCAAATCGATCTGCATATCGAGCCGGGTAGCGTGGTTGCGCTGCTGGGACCGTCGGGCTGCGGCAAAAGCACCCTGTTGCGTCTGCTGGCGGGGTTAACCCAGCCCGCAGAGGGGGAGATCCATTTTGGCGATCGTCTGGTGGCGAAAACCGGATGGGCACTGCCGCCGGAAGCCCGGGACATCGGCATGGTGCTCCAGGATTACGCCCTCTGGCCGCACATGACCGTGGCACAGAATGTGATGTTCCCGCTGAGAATGCGCAATGTCCCGCGTCAGGAACGCGACAGCCGCGTGGCGCAGGCTCTGGCGCGCGTTGGCTTAAGCGATTTTGCCGAACGCAAACCGGCCGGGCTTTCCGGCGGGCAGCAACAGCGCGTGGCGCTGGCCCGGGCCATTGTCGCCGAGCCGCGGGTGCTGCTGTTTGACGAGCCGCTCTCCAACCTCGACAGCGAACTGCGTGGAACCTTGTGTCACGAGATGGCCACGCTGCTGCGCCAGCTCGGCACCACCGCCGTCTATGTTACCCACGACCGCAGGGAGGCTGAAATCCTGGCCGATCGCATCGTGCATTTGTCTGCTGGCAGCGTCGCTGCCGATCGTTTGATTACCACCTCAGGGGAGTTCGCATGA
- a CDS encoding flavin reductase family protein, with the protein MSHFRPVELMHASRLLNHGPTILITSRDDTLERRNVMAAAWSMPVEFEPPRIAIVVDKSAWSRELIERSGMFGIVVPGVAATNWTYAVGSVSGREEDKFNCYGIPVINGPVLGLPVIEEKCLAWMECRLLPATSAAEKYDTLFGEVVSAAADERAFVAGRWQFDDDKRNTLHHLGAGTFVTSGRQVKAPGQ; encoded by the coding sequence ATGAGCCACTTCCGCCCCGTTGAGTTAATGCACGCCAGCCGCCTGTTGAATCACGGCCCGACAATCCTGATCACCAGCCGCGACGACACCCTTGAACGGCGCAACGTGATGGCCGCCGCCTGGTCGATGCCGGTCGAGTTCGAACCGCCGCGCATCGCCATCGTGGTGGATAAAAGCGCCTGGTCGCGGGAGCTGATTGAGCGCAGCGGCATGTTCGGGATCGTGGTTCCCGGCGTGGCGGCCACCAACTGGACCTACGCCGTGGGCAGCGTCAGCGGGCGCGAGGAGGATAAGTTTAACTGCTACGGTATCCCGGTGATTAACGGCCCGGTGCTGGGGCTGCCGGTGATCGAAGAGAAGTGCCTGGCCTGGATGGAGTGCCGTCTGCTGCCCGCCACCTCCGCCGCAGAAAAATATGACACCCTGTTTGGCGAAGTGGTTTCTGCCGCCGCAGACGAACGGGCGTTTGTGGCCGGACGCTGGCAGTTTGACGACGATAAACGCAATACCCTGCATCATCTCGGCGCGGGGACTTTTGTCACCAGCGGTCGGCAGGTGAAAGCGCCCGGTCAGTAA
- a CDS encoding trypsin-like peptidase domain-containing protein has translation MKRLHLALAVTAAPLLLLGCVVMSGTSKTDFAATKQADMVFIGLPAPLNWFVAGMQGTTFPVSSTLSLTAAHVAVPLLKPIKAQHPICDVAVIADNNLGKIVHQLAYARAGRNVTLFGYSAINSLPKSSRGKIDGFVKRNGCYYGIVTGAGAVSGMSGGPVIDSLTGETVGIITNVIPGEGAVVFIAVQDFTNVLDRMRIPYKTY, from the coding sequence ATGAAGCGTCTGCATCTCGCTCTCGCCGTCACCGCCGCCCCCCTGTTGCTGCTGGGGTGCGTGGTGATGTCCGGTACCAGCAAAACCGACTTTGCCGCCACGAAACAGGCGGACATGGTTTTTATCGGCCTGCCGGCGCCGCTGAACTGGTTTGTGGCCGGGATGCAGGGCACCACGTTTCCGGTCTCCAGCACCCTGTCGCTCACCGCCGCGCACGTCGCGGTGCCGCTTCTGAAGCCGATCAAAGCCCAGCACCCCATCTGCGATGTAGCGGTGATTGCCGATAACAACCTCGGAAAGATCGTGCATCAACTGGCCTACGCCCGGGCCGGGCGCAACGTCACGCTGTTCGGCTACAGCGCCATCAACAGCCTGCCGAAATCCAGCCGGGGCAAGATCGACGGCTTTGTTAAGCGCAACGGCTGCTACTACGGGATTGTCACCGGGGCGGGGGCGGTCTCCGGCATGTCAGGCGGGCCGGTGATCGACAGCCTGACCGGGGAGACGGTGGGGATCATTACCAACGTCATCCCGGGGGAAGGAGCGGTGGTCTTTATCGCGGTGCAGGATTTTACTAACGTGCTGGACCGGATGCGCATCCCCTATAAAACTTACTGA
- the fusA gene encoding elongation factor G — protein sequence MNRPIPLERYRNIGISAHIDAGKTTTTERILFYTGVSHKMGEVHDGAAITDWMAQEQERGITITSAAVSCFWSGMDREFEPHRINIIDTPGHVDFTIEVERSMRVLDGAVMVYDSVGGVQPQSETVWRQANKYRVPRIAFVNKMDRPGADFFHVVQMMIDRLKAHPVPIVIPIGAEDHFTGVVDLIHMRAILWDDTTQGMTFSYAPVPDDLLATAQAWREKMVSAAAEASDELMDKYLETGDLDEAEIIRGLRKRTVAGEIQPMLCGSAFKNKGVQRMLDAVIELMPSPLDVPAIDGVDEKGQHAERHPNDDEPFSALAFKLMSDPYVGQLTFIRVYSGVLKKGDAVFNPVKGKKERIGRIVLMHANDRHDVEELRTGDIAACVGLKDVTTGDTLTDPNAVITLERMEFPDPVISLSIEPKTKADQEKMGIALHRLAAEDPSFHLHTDEESGQTIISGMGELHLEIIVDRMKREFGVEANIGRPQVTYRETIRKAVSDVEGKFVRQSGGKGQYGHVVLSLEPQEPGSGFAFVDATKGGVVPREYIPSVEKGLREAMNSGVLAGYPVVDIKATLTFGSYHDVDSSEMAFRMAAIFGFKDAARRADPVILEPMMHVEVETPEEYAGNIMGDLSSRRGLVQGMEEQFGSQIIRADVPLAEMFGYATTLRSMSQGRATYSMEFHHYAEAPRVVADEIIAGRSKK from the coding sequence ATGAACCGGCCCATTCCTCTCGAGCGTTATCGCAACATCGGTATCTCGGCACATATTGATGCCGGTAAAACCACCACTACCGAGCGCATCCTGTTCTATACCGGGGTGAGTCACAAGATGGGGGAGGTCCATGATGGCGCGGCGATCACCGACTGGATGGCGCAGGAGCAGGAGCGGGGGATTACCATCACCTCGGCGGCGGTGAGCTGTTTCTGGTCCGGCATGGATCGCGAGTTTGAGCCGCACCGCATCAACATTATCGACACCCCCGGGCACGTCGATTTCACCATTGAGGTGGAGCGCTCCATGCGGGTGCTGGACGGCGCGGTGATGGTTTACGACTCGGTGGGCGGCGTGCAGCCGCAGTCGGAAACGGTCTGGCGCCAGGCCAACAAGTACCGGGTGCCGCGCATTGCCTTTGTGAACAAGATGGATCGGCCGGGAGCCGATTTCTTTCACGTTGTGCAGATGATGATCGACCGGCTGAAAGCCCATCCGGTGCCGATTGTCATCCCCATCGGCGCGGAAGATCATTTCACCGGGGTGGTCGACCTGATCCACATGCGGGCCATTCTCTGGGATGACACCACCCAGGGGATGACCTTCAGCTATGCCCCGGTGCCGGACGATCTGCTGGCGACTGCGCAAGCCTGGCGGGAAAAAATGGTCTCGGCGGCGGCGGAAGCCAGCGACGAGCTGATGGATAAATACCTCGAAACCGGCGATCTCGACGAGGCGGAAATCATCCGCGGCTTACGTAAACGCACGGTGGCCGGGGAGATCCAGCCGATGCTCTGCGGAAGCGCCTTTAAAAACAAAGGGGTGCAGCGGATGCTCGATGCGGTGATCGAGTTGATGCCGTCGCCCCTCGACGTGCCCGCTATCGACGGCGTGGATGAAAAAGGCCAGCACGCCGAGCGTCACCCCAACGACGACGAACCCTTCTCGGCGCTGGCGTTCAAGCTGATGTCGGACCCCTACGTCGGCCAGCTGACCTTTATCCGCGTCTACTCCGGGGTGCTGAAAAAAGGCGACGCGGTGTTTAATCCGGTGAAGGGCAAAAAGGAGCGCATCGGGCGCATTGTGCTGATGCACGCCAACGACCGTCATGACGTCGAAGAGCTCAGAACCGGGGATATCGCCGCCTGCGTCGGGCTTAAGGATGTCACCACCGGCGATACCCTGACCGACCCCAATGCGGTGATCACCCTTGAGCGGATGGAGTTCCCGGACCCGGTGATCTCCCTCTCTATCGAGCCGAAAACCAAGGCCGATCAGGAGAAAATGGGCATCGCCCTGCATCGTCTGGCGGCGGAAGATCCTTCCTTCCACCTGCATACCGATGAAGAATCCGGCCAGACCATTATCTCCGGGATGGGCGAACTGCATCTTGAGATCATCGTCGACCGCATGAAGCGCGAGTTCGGCGTTGAGGCCAACATTGGCCGACCGCAGGTGACCTACCGGGAGACTATCCGCAAAGCGGTGAGCGACGTCGAAGGCAAATTTGTCCGCCAGTCCGGGGGCAAAGGGCAGTACGGCCACGTGGTGCTGAGCCTCGAACCGCAGGAGCCGGGCAGCGGCTTCGCCTTTGTCGATGCCACCAAGGGCGGGGTGGTGCCGCGGGAGTATATTCCGTCGGTTGAGAAAGGGCTGCGCGAGGCGATGAACAGCGGCGTGCTGGCGGGTTATCCGGTGGTGGATATCAAAGCGACCCTGACCTTCGGCTCCTATCACGACGTCGACTCCTCGGAGATGGCGTTTCGTATGGCGGCGATCTTTGGCTTTAAGGACGCGGCGCGCAGGGCCGACCCGGTGATCCTGGAGCCGATGATGCACGTGGAGGTCGAAACCCCGGAAGAGTACGCCGGGAATATCATGGGCGACCTCTCGTCCCGGCGCGGGCTGGTGCAGGGGATGGAGGAGCAGTTCGGCAGCCAGATTATCCGCGCCGACGTGCCGCTGGCGGAGATGTTCGGCTACGCCACCACGCTGCGGTCGATGTCCCAGGGGCGGGCGACCTATAGCATGGAGTTCCACCACTACGCCGAAGCGCCGCGCGTTGTGGCCGATGAGATCATCGCCGGACGCTCGAAAAAGTAG
- a CDS encoding MBL fold metallo-hydrolase, translating to MSPVHTMQAPAVNRKKVGDMVVTMLSDGYLDASFELLSGITGSQAEAVLQRRGVSVLPRMNINVYVVQNGEQTILVDSGAGNFKGWGGRLPVALAAAGIDPLQIDTILLTHAHPDHIGGLAGPLQTPHFRNVERLFVHQDELAFWRNKTVQASAPDGFKPSFSLAQNAFAAYDEKLVPFRQEDILPGIQAVALPGHTPGHSGYVVGDEKASLLIWGDIVHFPHIQVEHPEVTIAFDSDPVAAAATRKRLLERVATDKLTVSGMHFNAPVTATVSQGPAQEFALQYDGWSPAV from the coding sequence ATGTCCCCTGTTCATACTATGCAGGCCCCTGCAGTCAATCGCAAAAAAGTGGGCGATATGGTGGTCACTATGCTCAGCGATGGCTATCTCGACGCTTCATTTGAGCTGTTATCCGGGATCACCGGGTCACAGGCTGAGGCCGTTTTGCAACGGCGCGGCGTCTCTGTGCTGCCACGGATGAACATCAACGTCTATGTGGTTCAGAACGGTGAGCAGACCATCCTGGTCGACAGCGGAGCGGGGAATTTTAAAGGGTGGGGCGGACGTTTGCCCGTGGCGCTGGCGGCGGCGGGTATCGATCCGTTGCAGATCGATACGATCTTGCTCACCCACGCGCACCCCGACCATATTGGGGGTCTGGCGGGCCCCTTGCAGACGCCGCATTTCCGCAATGTTGAACGGCTGTTTGTCCATCAGGATGAACTGGCGTTCTGGCGGAATAAAACCGTGCAGGCCAGCGCCCCGGATGGGTTTAAGCCCTCATTCTCCCTGGCGCAAAACGCTTTCGCGGCATACGACGAGAAGCTGGTGCCGTTCCGTCAGGAAGATATCCTGCCCGGGATCCAGGCCGTGGCCCTGCCTGGCCATACCCCCGGCCACAGCGGCTACGTTGTTGGCGATGAGAAAGCGTCACTGCTTATCTGGGGCGATATTGTCCATTTCCCGCATATCCAGGTTGAACACCCGGAGGTGACCATCGCCTTTGACAGCGATCCCGTTGCTGCGGCAGCCACCCGCAAACGCCTGCTTGAGCGGGTAGCAACCGACAAACTCACCGTTTCAGGGATGCACTTTAATGCCCCCGTCACTGCAACGGTGAGCCAGGGCCCGGCACAAGAGTTCGCCCTGCAATACGACGGCTGGTCACCCGCTGTGTAA
- a CDS encoding LysR family transcriptional regulator produces the protein MSARMFELMNIFVEVAEQGSFTRAADRLQLHRPAVTKALQQLEDELGAKLLHRTTRKINLTSEGELFFQRAKVLLHEVDDVLDSFSPTRPPRGRLRVDTPLSLAHAVLIPALSGFQEKYPEIELELTSSDHRVDMVAEGIDCVIRLGELQDSTLISRRLGDARLVTCASPAYLEKYGTPSTPDELAGHKAIMFFSGHSRAVMDWRFVQDGTPVIVRPARTMLVDNSDILLSCGLSGLGMLQGIHAVLAPHLRAGALVEVLAGYTTVTKPISVLYPDRRYLAPKVRVFIDWLSELFTEQSAQLTGLLPIKKQ, from the coding sequence ATGAGCGCCAGGATGTTCGAGCTGATGAACATATTTGTAGAGGTTGCCGAACAGGGCAGCTTTACGCGGGCGGCGGACAGGCTGCAGCTTCACCGCCCTGCCGTCACCAAAGCCCTGCAACAACTGGAAGACGAACTGGGGGCAAAACTCCTGCACCGGACCACCCGCAAAATCAACCTCACCTCTGAAGGGGAACTGTTTTTCCAGCGTGCAAAAGTCCTGCTGCATGAGGTGGACGACGTGCTGGATTCTTTCTCACCTACCCGCCCGCCGCGTGGCCGGCTTCGCGTCGATACCCCGCTTTCGCTTGCCCATGCGGTGCTGATCCCTGCGCTGTCCGGGTTTCAGGAAAAATACCCGGAGATTGAACTGGAGTTGACCTCCTCCGATCACCGCGTCGACATGGTGGCGGAAGGGATTGACTGCGTGATCCGTCTTGGGGAGTTGCAGGACTCCACGCTTATCTCCCGACGTCTTGGGGATGCACGCCTGGTGACCTGCGCCTCTCCCGCCTATCTGGAAAAATACGGCACCCCTTCTACACCTGACGAACTCGCGGGACATAAAGCAATAATGTTCTTTTCCGGCCACAGCCGTGCGGTGATGGACTGGCGTTTTGTGCAGGACGGTACCCCGGTGATCGTGCGTCCCGCCAGAACCATGCTGGTCGATAATTCCGATATTTTGCTCTCCTGCGGGCTGTCGGGGCTGGGTATGTTACAGGGGATCCATGCAGTTCTGGCTCCGCATCTCCGGGCTGGCGCGCTGGTTGAGGTGCTTGCCGGCTATACCACCGTCACCAAGCCCATCTCGGTGCTCTATCCCGACCGACGCTATCTGGCGCCTAAAGTGCGGGTCTTTATCGACTGGTTAAGCGAACTCTTTACCGAACAATCAGCGCAGTTAACCGGATTGTTACCCATAAAGAAACAGTGA
- a CDS encoding zinc-dependent alcohol dehydrogenase family protein, which yields MSKVVVFNQTGSADVLELQDVTVPAPSADEVQIAVHAIGINRAEIMYRTGQYVIEPQFPARLGYEAAGVVKSVGTNVTEFSPGDRVSVIPAFSFSVYGMYGEVVNAPAHAVVKHPENLSFEQAAASWMMYVTAFGALVEYGEVKKGDYVLINAASSSVGLAAIQIARMRGALPVAMTRTSDKRALLLEAGAAAVVASQEQNVADELNRITEDKGLQMVFDPVGGPGVGDIAKVMSDGAVFFQYGALDSRDLSVPVFAILGKHLTFRGYELFEITTNADKMARAKAFVSDGLRSGALKPLIDKTFPLEQIADAQRYMESNGQVGKIVVTV from the coding sequence ATGTCAAAAGTTGTTGTGTTTAACCAGACGGGTAGCGCAGATGTGCTCGAACTTCAGGACGTTACCGTGCCCGCCCCGTCGGCGGATGAGGTACAGATTGCGGTTCACGCCATCGGCATTAACCGGGCTGAGATCATGTATCGCACCGGTCAGTATGTCATCGAGCCACAGTTCCCGGCTCGCCTCGGCTATGAAGCTGCCGGAGTGGTGAAATCCGTCGGAACCAACGTCACCGAATTTAGCCCTGGCGACAGGGTGAGCGTGATCCCTGCCTTTTCGTTCAGCGTCTATGGCATGTACGGCGAAGTCGTGAACGCACCGGCACACGCCGTAGTGAAACATCCCGAGAACCTTAGCTTTGAACAGGCTGCTGCCAGTTGGATGATGTACGTCACCGCTTTTGGTGCCCTGGTCGAGTACGGCGAGGTGAAAAAAGGGGATTATGTTCTGATCAACGCCGCCTCCAGCAGCGTCGGGCTGGCGGCCATTCAAATAGCGAGAATGCGCGGTGCCCTTCCTGTCGCCATGACGCGCACAAGCGATAAGCGCGCCCTGCTGCTGGAGGCAGGTGCCGCTGCGGTGGTCGCCAGTCAGGAGCAGAATGTGGCTGATGAGCTAAACCGCATTACGGAGGATAAAGGGCTGCAGATGGTCTTTGACCCGGTAGGCGGCCCAGGCGTGGGGGACATTGCGAAGGTGATGTCTGACGGCGCCGTGTTCTTCCAGTACGGTGCGCTGGACAGCCGCGATCTCTCGGTGCCGGTGTTCGCGATCCTCGGCAAACATCTGACCTTCCGCGGGTATGAGCTTTTTGAGATCACCACCAACGCCGACAAAATGGCGCGAGCAAAAGCCTTTGTCAGTGACGGGTTACGCAGCGGAGCGCTTAAGCCGCTCATCGACAAAACCTTTCCGCTGGAACAGATTGCTGATGCACAGCGGTATATGGAGTCGAACGGCCAGGTAGGGAAGATTGTGGTGACGGTGTGA